The Amycolatopsis sp. DG1A-15b genome contains the following window.
AGCGGCACGAAGACGTCCATCGTGAACGCGTCGAACCCGGGCGAGGCGATGCCGAGGGTGCGGGTGCCCGGGCCGACGCCCAGCCGCCCGGCGAACCCGGTCGCGAACGCGACGATGTTGCGGTGGGTGGTGAGCACGCCCTTCGGCCGCCCGGTCGACCCGGAGGTGTGGAGCACGTGCGCGGTGCTGTCCGGGGTGGCCGGGCAGACACCCGGCGCGCCGGGCGGCGGGACGTCGATCCCGAGCCCTGGCCCGAATTCCGCGACCGCGGCGTCGCCGATCACCAGCGAGACCCCGGCGTCGGCGACGATCCCGGACAGCCGGTCCCGCGGTCCGCCCGGTTCGAGCGGGACGTAACAGCCGCCGGAGAACAGGACCCCGAGGACGGTGGTCACCAGCGCGGGCGTCCGGTGCGCACACACCCCGACCCGGGTCTCCGGACCGGCGCCGCGCTCACGCAGGACGGCGGCCACGCCCCAGGCCGCGGCGACGAGCTCAGCGTAGGTGAGCCGGGTGCTGCCCTGCCGCACGGCGAGCGCGTCCGGCGTCCGCTCCGCCTGCGCCAGGATCAGCGCAGCGACCGTCGTGTCTGCATCGGACAGTGTTTTCGAAGTCAGTGTTTTCGAAGACAGTGTCGTCGCTGACAGGGCCGGCCCGTCGATGCCCGTGCCGGGCAACGTGTCGGTCAACGTGAACTCCCCAGTTCGGCACGGCCGCGGTGGCGGCCGTGTGGTTGTGCGTCCGGCTCACGGGTGGTGTCCCCGAGCCGGTGGGTCGATCCAGAACCTGCTGCGCTGGAACGGGTAGCCGGGCAGCGGCACCCGGCCCGGGCGGGCGCCGTCGTGCCGGGCGGTCCAGTCGACGCGGTCGCCGCCGACCCAGCGAGCGGCCAGTTCCCGGGCGGCGCCGGGCGGCCCGGCCAGCTCGGTCCCGTCCGCCAGCAGCGCGTCGAGGGCTTCGACGGCCTCGGCCGCGGTCGTCGCGACCACCGCCGCCCGGACGGCGAGCTCCCGGCGGCCGACGGCGAGGGTGTAGGCGACGTCGGCCAGGTCCGGCGGGTCGGTGGCGAGCCGGTCCCGCACCGCCGAAAGCGCCTCGCGCAGGGCGGTCCGGTCGCGCGCGGACACCGGCAGGACGTGCGGGCCGTCCGCGGTCACCCGCGGCCCGGGCGCCGGTGCTTCCTCGACGATGACGTGGACGTTGGTCCCGCCCATGCCGAACGCGCTCACCCCGGCGACCCGCCGCGGCACGTCCGGCCAGTCGGTGGCCTTGACCGGCACGTGACAAGGCCCGCCCGCCAGGTCGACCTCCGGGTGCGGCGCGGTGAAGTGCAGGTTCGGCGGGATGACGCCGTGGCGCACCGAAAGCACCGCCTTGATCAGCCCCGCCACGCCGGCGGCCGCGTCGAGGTGGCCGATGTTCGTCTTGACCGAGCCGAGCGCGCAGGTGCCGGGCGGGACGTCCCGGTACACCCGGTTGAGCGCGGCCACCTCGATGGCGTCGCCCAGCGGGGTGCCGCTGCCGTGCGCTTCGATCAGCCGGACCTCGGCGGGGTCGACTTCGGCGACGGCGAGTGCCTCGGCGATCGCGGCCGCCTGGCCCGCCGGGCTCGGCACGGCGTACCCGGCGCGATCGCCGCCGTCGTTGGTCATCGCCCAGCCGGGCAGCACGGCGTGGATGTGGTCGGAGTCGGCGAGCGCGTCGGACAGCCGCCGCAGCACCACGACCCCGGCGCCCGAACCGAACCCGGCGCCGTCGGCCGCCACGTCGAACGACCGGCAGCGCCCGTCCGGCGAAGCCATGCCACCCGCGCGGTAGCGCGGCCACGTGACGCTCACGCCACCGGCGATCGCGAGGTCGCAGCGGTACTCCGCGAGGCTCTGGGCGGCCAGCCCGACCGCGGCGAGCGAACTGGAGCAGGCACTTTGGACGGCCACCGCGGGCCCGGTCAGGCCCAGCCGGTAGGCGACCTGGCCGGGCAGGTGATCGGGCAGCTGGCGGCCGGGCAGCCGGCCCTCCCAGTCGTCGGGGTCGACGTCGCCGGTCACGGCCGGGTTCCCGAACAGGTGGAACAGGAAGTACCGGTTCACCCCGGCCGAGGTGAACACGCCGACCGGGCCGCGTTCCCGCGCGGGGTCGCGGCCCGCGTCCTCCAGGGCGTGCCACGCCGTCTCCAGGAAGAGCCGGTGCTGCGGGTCGGTCAGCGCGGCTTCCTCCGCGGTGAACCCGAAGAAGCCGGCGTCGAAGTCCTCGACGCCCTCGAGCCGTCCCCCGGCGCGCACGTGCGCGGGGTCCGCTCGCAGGCCCGGCCCGATGCCGAGCGCGGCCAGCTCGTCGTCGGTGTAGTCGTGGATCGCGTCGGCCCCCGCGCAGAGGTTCCACCAGAAGGCGCCGGCGTCCGGCGCTCCGGGGAACCGGCAGGCGAGCCCGACGACGGCGATCAGGTCGCTGCCGGGTTCGTCCTCGCCGGGAGTGTCCTCGGCGGGCCGTGCCTCGCCGGAAGCGGACTGGTCGAGGTAGGCGGCCTGCGCCGCGACCGTCGGGTGCTCCAGCAGGCCGAGCAGCGAAACCTCGGCCCCGAACTCGGCGGACAGCCGCTGCTGGACCCGGCCCAGCAGCAGGGAATGGCCGCCGACGTCGAAGAACGCGTCCGTGGTGGCGATCCGGTCGTGCCCGAGCACCGCGCACCAGATCGCGTGCACCCGGCGCTCCGCCGGCGTCATCGGCGCGGCCGGGGCGGGTGCGGGCGGCCGCGGGTCCGGAAGCGCTTCCTCGTCGAGCTTGCCGCTGACGGTGAGCGGGAAGGCCGCGACCACGGTCACGGCGCCGGGTACCGCGTGGCCGGGCAGCACCTCGGCCAGTGCGGCCCGCAGCGCCGTCCCGTCCGGCCGGGCTCCCGCCGCCGGGACGACGTAGGCGAGCAGTTCCCCGTCGCGGACGACCGCGCGGGCTTCGGCCACCTCGGGCCGTTCGCCGAGCCGGGCTTCGATCTCGGTCAGCTCGATCCGGAACCCGCGCACCTTGACCTGCCGGTCCAGCCGGCCGAGGCAGACGAGGTTCCCGTCGGGCAGGACCCGGCCGAGGTCGCCGGTGCGGTAGCTGCGGACACCGTCGCCGGTGGTGCCGAAGGCCGGGCTCGGCTGGTCG
Protein-coding sequences here:
- a CDS encoding beta-ketoacyl synthase N-terminal-like domain-containing protein, giving the protein MTQAGILRRFAEIARHSSDRLAVLGDREAVSYGRLAALAGGHAARLLDAGVRPGEFVGLVTGHGTGAIAAILGTLAAGCAYVPLDPTYPRDRLAHQVAAARVSAVLADPGHLELAEALCRTGSARVVRSGRDTAPLPVPDPDPDAPAYVLSTSGSTGRPKAVAQTHRNLLHVVDNQIATLGITAADRVSLLASFGFDAAIPDLYPALLTGAAVVPVDVRAHGVAHAARELARHEVTVYHSTPTVYRYLLDALDGDLPSVRTVLLGGEQATYADVRRGRFAPGCVFVNGYGATEVTFAAQYRLTAADVDEHATGPLPIGTALPGYTLTVLNGGELEVSGEYLVDGYFDQPSPAFGTTGDGVRSYRTGDLGRVLPDGNLVCLGRLDRQVKVRGFRIELTEIEARLGERPEVAEARAVVRDGELLAYVVPAAGARPDGTALRAALAEVLPGHAVPGAVTVVAAFPLTVSGKLDEEALPDPRPPAPAPAAPMTPAERRVHAIWCAVLGHDRIATTDAFFDVGGHSLLLGRVQQRLSAEFGAEVSLLGLLEHPTVAAQAAYLDQSASGEARPAEDTPGEDEPGSDLIAVVGLACRFPGAPDAGAFWWNLCAGADAIHDYTDDELAALGIGPGLRADPAHVRAGGRLEGVEDFDAGFFGFTAEEAALTDPQHRLFLETAWHALEDAGRDPARERGPVGVFTSAGVNRYFLFHLFGNPAVTGDVDPDDWEGRLPGRQLPDHLPGQVAYRLGLTGPAVAVQSACSSSLAAVGLAAQSLAEYRCDLAIAGGVSVTWPRYRAGGMASPDGRCRSFDVAADGAGFGSGAGVVVLRRLSDALADSDHIHAVLPGWAMTNDGGDRAGYAVPSPAGQAAAIAEALAVAEVDPAEVRLIEAHGSGTPLGDAIEVAALNRVYRDVPPGTCALGSVKTNIGHLDAAAGVAGLIKAVLSVRHGVIPPNLHFTAPHPEVDLAGGPCHVPVKATDWPDVPRRVAGVSAFGMGGTNVHVIVEEAPAPGPRVTADGPHVLPVSARDRTALREALSAVRDRLATDPPDLADVAYTLAVGRRELAVRAAVVATTAAEAVEALDALLADGTELAGPPGAARELAARWVGGDRVDWTARHDGARPGRVPLPGYPFQRSRFWIDPPARGHHP